In Helianthus annuus cultivar XRQ/B chromosome 9, HanXRQr2.0-SUNRISE, whole genome shotgun sequence, the following are encoded in one genomic region:
- the LOC110879418 gene encoding E3 ubiquitin-protein ligase MBR2 → MQGQKGAIGSSPDGSTSSDSGVVEQQIRWANFIRGPPTNTNQETRNLTMWSMGESSSSSVTNNAGPYHEPLANMLSLGDANSGNHHLGHNVTVNPSTFIGINPSNYASSSSSSGPFEMEARQRPCKRKAAELTIGQSSSGIISSSVFQKGSNDNNGQLNLVSSDPIIPRPGPVIGGVFPDNRVADNNRRNVRIRINNSRQQDSLPVNGNNNLTGQLNFSLPYPSLGLNPVVTTGESSSSQDGRRMLRVPAIRRNPQVTSRNRSSSSRANRPASLNIIGGQGDNSRTMPTNISDHPLFVQPHDLRNPAQTAINWNLNSSGGNGNGNGNATNNGNNGLASTANAGANSGPRHGASTYSSRRLSDALRWSLLSSIDSGGGGGGQNGNLFARIPPPVGTSASSSQESGIPPVIGIAGHHPLHHHISHLRSTDRQLDGVYGYPHVVRNVAGGSERRGRIAEIRNVLELIRRGENLRFEDVMVLDQSVFYGMAGIHDRHRDMRLDIDNMSYEELLALEERIGNVNTGLTEEKVSTCLKQKTYASVTGQPDAEPCCICQEEYVDGDELGALDCGHDFHTSCIKQWLLQKNLCPVCKSTASK, encoded by the exons ATGCAAGGGCAAAAAGGTGCTATTGGTTCATCACCAGATGGTTCAACTTCAAGTGATTCGGGTGTCGTAGAGCAGCAAATACGCTGGGCTAACTTCATTCGGGGCCCGCCAACCAACACAAATCAAGAAACCCGAAACTTAACTATGTGGAGCATGGGTGAATCAAGTTCAAGCTCCGTGACGAACAATGCGGGTCCCTATCACGAGCCACTGGCAAATATGCTTTCATTGGGTGATGCTAATAGTGGTAATCATCATCTTGGTCATAATGTTACTGTAAACCCGTCGACGTTTATTGGTATCAATCCCTCAAATTACGCTAGTAGTAGTTCGTCTTCCGGCCCGTTTGAGATGGAGGCCCGTCAACGACCCTGTAAAAGAAAAGCAGCTGAGTTGACTATTGGTCAATCGTCTTCCGGGATCATAAGTTCAAGCGTATTTCAAAAGGGTAGTAATGATAATAACGGGCAACTAAATTTAGTTTCATCCGATCCGATTATTCCAAGACCTGGACCGGTTATCGGAGGAGTTTTTCCCGACAATCGTGTTGCGGACAACAATCGTAGAAATGTTCGGATAAGGATTAATAATTCCCGACAACAAGATTCATTGCCTGTTAATGGTAACAATAATCTTACCGGGCAACTAAATTTTTCGTTGCCGTATCCTTCTTTGGGACTTAACCCTGTTGTAACAACAGGGGAGAGTTCATCAAGTCAAGATGGTCGACGGATGTTGCGGGTCCCGGCAATAAGAAGAAACCCGCAAGTAACTTCTAGAAACAGGAGTTCTAGCTCAAGAGCTAATCGACCAGCTTCATTAAATATTATTGGCGGTCAAGGAGATAACTCGAGAACAATGCCAACAAATATTTCAGATCATCCTTTATTTGTCCAACCACATGACTTACGAAACCCTGCTCAAACTGCAATTAACTGGAATCTGAATTCTAGTGGAGGGAACGGGAATGGGAATGGGAATGCAACCAACAACGGTAACAACGGTCTTGCATCGACAGCGAACGCGGGTGCTAATTCGGGCCCACGTCATGGAGCTTCAACTTATTCTTCAAGAAGACTCTCTGACGCTCTGCGATGGTCTTTGTTGTCGTCTATTGActccggtggtggtggtggagggcaAAACGGTAATCTTTTCGCTAGAATTCCACCGCCTGTGGGTACTTCGGCTTCTTCTTCACAAGAATCTGGAATCCCGCCTGTAATTGGTATCGCAGGTCATCATCCTCTACATCATCATATTTCCCACTTACGGTCGACCGATAGACAGCTTGATGGTGTTTACGGATACCCTCATGTGGTACGTAACGTGGCTGGTGGAAGTGAAAGAAGAGGCAGGATAGCAGAG ATTCGCAATGTCTTGGAGCTTATACGCAGGGGAGAAAACTTGCGATTTGAG GATGTTATGGTGCTAGATCAATCAGTCTTCTATGGCATGGCTGGTATTCATGATCGACACAGGGATATGCGGCTCGATATTGATAACATGTCCTACGAG GAGCTATTGGCATTAGAAGAACGAATTGGAAATGTGAACACTGGATTGACCGAAGAAAAAGTTTCTACTTGTTTGAAACAGAAAACCTACGCGAGTGTAACAGGTCAGCCGGATGCTGAACCTTGCTGCATATGTCAG GAGGAATACGTGGATGGAGATGAATTGGGAGCGTTGGACTGTGGGCATGATTTCCACACGAGTTGCATCAAACAATGGCTGCTTCAGAAGAATCTGTGCCCGGTTTGCAAGTCGACAGCTTCTAAATGA
- the LOC110879416 gene encoding transcription factor ALC — protein sequence MADLYGTTNNNCSFSSSSSLESEDMSNFLQTFLENTSSKEKFGPVVPSPSQISAGFLDSDHRFSDLSSFYSPEANQVQKMAEGRQNCQNSNPPRSSKRMRAAEIHNMSEKRRRSRINEKLKALQNLVPNSNKTDKASMLDEAIEYLKQLQLKVQTLTMRNGFGLPPVYAQEQGMQRGMGIGIGMGMGYNEGMGMGYNEGYKLPNTSEGFSARREFGIMPNHIGMLPSTNMVKSDPGFSSELANVKQYEFANHSTSMKDMNMGKIASSPGVSS from the exons ATGGCGGATCTATACGGAACCACTAACAACAACTgctcattttcttcttcttcttcacttgAATCCGAAGATATGTCCAATTTTCTTCAAACTTTTCTCGAGAATACTTCGTCTAAGGAGAAGTTCGGACCAGTGGTACCTTCTCCGTCGCAGATTTCCGCCGGTTTTCTGGATTCCGACCACCGGTTCTCTGATCTGAGCTCATTTTATTCGCCGGAGGCGAATCAG GTGCAAAAAATGGCGGAAGGACGTCAAAATTGTCAAAACTCGAACCCTCCTCGTTCATCCAAGAGGATGAGAGCAGCAGAGATTCATAATATGTCTGAGAAG AGGAGGAGGAGTAGGATTAATGAGAAATTGAAAGCATTGCAGAATTTGGTTCCAAATTCTAACAAG ACTGATAAGGCTTCAATGTTGGATGAAGCTATTGAGTATCTGAAGCAGCTTCAACTGAAAGTACAG ACACTTACCATGCGAAACGGGTTTGGTTTGCCACCTGTTTATGCACAAGAACAAGGAATGCAAAGGGGAAtgggaattggaattggaatggGAATGGGATACAACGAGGGAATGGGAATGGGTTACAACGAGGGATACAAATTGCCAAACACAAGCGAAGGGTTCTCAGCGCGAAGGGAATTTGGTATTATGCCCAACCACATCGGCATGCTGCCATCAACCAACATGGTGAAATCAGATCCCGGTTTTAGCTCAGAACTTGCAAATGTGAAACAATATGAATTTGCCAATCATTCGACATCAATGAAG GACATGAATATGGGGAAAATAGCATCATCACCAGGTGTCTCATCATAA